In bacterium, the following are encoded in one genomic region:
- a CDS encoding dipeptide epimerase gives MKTEAWVDLLQLHHPFGISRGTTSEMPVFFVELEGGGIGEGSPVRYHGEKAEEGVRLVQQMAEPVTEENLFDLSEHMQRAREIAPNHSSARAAFDIALHDRIGHQLAMPLHRYFGLPPARNVSSTFTISLDSDDKMVKKTLEAAPFPALKVKLGRDAAIDGATLRAVREAAPDKIIRIDANAGWSLADAREMLPVAVDLGIEFIEQPLAIGNLEELAILKRESPLPIVADEDVQDASSLPRLLGLVDGINIKLMKCGGLWEARRMMAFAQTVGWQVMLGCMIESSIGIAAASHLAGAADSFDLDSEWLISNNPAGPNVLNGEGLLNTPDGPGLGVGWLG, from the coding sequence ATGAAGACTGAGGCTTGGGTCGATCTCCTGCAACTGCACCATCCCTTCGGAATCTCGCGCGGCACGACCTCGGAAATGCCGGTCTTCTTCGTGGAGTTGGAGGGAGGCGGAATCGGCGAAGGTTCGCCGGTCCGGTACCACGGTGAAAAAGCAGAGGAAGGAGTGCGTCTCGTCCAGCAGATGGCCGAGCCCGTGACGGAAGAGAACCTCTTCGATCTCTCCGAGCACATGCAGCGCGCCCGCGAGATCGCCCCGAATCACTCCAGCGCACGAGCCGCCTTCGATATCGCCTTGCACGATCGCATCGGGCACCAGCTTGCAATGCCGCTGCATCGCTACTTCGGCCTGCCGCCTGCAAGGAATGTAAGTTCGACATTCACGATCTCGTTGGATTCGGACGACAAGATGGTGAAAAAGACCCTCGAAGCTGCCCCATTCCCCGCGCTGAAGGTGAAGCTGGGAAGGGACGCTGCAATCGACGGGGCGACGTTGCGCGCCGTTCGCGAGGCTGCTCCGGACAAGATCATCCGCATCGACGCGAATGCCGGTTGGAGTCTCGCCGACGCGCGCGAGATGCTTCCCGTGGCAGTGGATCTGGGAATTGAGTTCATCGAGCAGCCCCTGGCGATCGGGAACCTGGAGGAGTTGGCGATTCTGAAGCGCGAGTCTCCCCTGCCGATCGTCGCCGACGAAGATGTTCAGGATGCGTCGTCCCTCCCACGGCTTCTTGGCCTGGTCGATGGCATCAATATCAAGCTGATGAAGTGCGGCGGATTGTGGGAGGCGCGCCGCATGATGGCGTTCGCCCAGACCGTTGGCTGGCAGGTGATGTTAGGCTGCATGATCGAGTCTTCGATCGGAATTGCCGCAGCTTCACACCTGGCCGGAGCCGCCGATTCCTTCGACCTGGATTCGGAGTGGCTGATCTCGAACAACCCGGCCGGACCAAACGTACTGAATGGCGAAGGTCTGCTGAATACTCCCGATGGCCCGGGCCTGGGTGTGGGGTGGTTGGGGTAG
- the pth gene encoding aminoacyl-tRNA hydrolase, which translates to MWLIAGLGNPGAKYNRTPHNLGYEVVDLLVRRHGLRWQNLSKWPAMIAGGNFDGDKLYFMKPLTYMNRSADAVRPFADYYKIPTKNCLAVCDDVNLPFGKIRLRESGSHGGHNGLRDLIQNLGTQDFPRLRIGCAPMKPVHDLAAYVLGSMWGEGLELAELAIEVSADCIETVLSDGTIKAMARYNGWSGKPAE; encoded by the coding sequence ATGTGGCTGATCGCAGGACTGGGAAATCCCGGCGCAAAATACAACCGCACTCCACACAATCTCGGTTACGAGGTTGTGGACCTGCTCGTACGTCGTCACGGGCTGCGCTGGCAAAATCTGAGCAAATGGCCGGCGATGATTGCCGGAGGCAATTTCGATGGCGACAAGCTGTACTTCATGAAGCCGTTGACGTACATGAATCGTTCGGCCGACGCGGTGCGTCCATTCGCGGACTACTACAAGATCCCGACGAAGAATTGCCTTGCCGTCTGCGACGATGTGAATCTGCCGTTCGGCAAGATTCGTCTTCGTGAGTCCGGCAGCCACGGCGGTCACAACGGATTGCGCGATTTGATTCAGAACCTGGGGACGCAGGACTTTCCGCGGCTGCGCATCGGGTGCGCGCCGATGAAACCCGTCCACGATCTGGCGGCCTACGTGCTTGGCAGCATGTGGGGCGAGGGGCTCGAACTGGCGGAGCTTGCCATCGAAGTCTCCGCAGACTGCATCGAGACGGTGCTTTCCGATGGCACAATCAAAGCCATGGCACGCTACAACGGCTGGTCCGGTAAACCGGCCGAGTAA
- a CDS encoding type II secretion system protein GspG, with product MIFSPRTRNAFTLIELLIVVAIIAILAAIAVPNFLEAQTRSKVSRSLADMRSIVTGLESYRVDNNSYPEGTDNPAKQPQDIRDFIAAHGLTGGHYTFASQGTSGEFVGSLTTPIAYMTRIPLDPFAEQVGGRLTYAYRNAKDTQNGWILTSFGPDADALQKIGGQVGVGSFNTTNPLSTATDSGSPARMGDVNERAVIRYIEEYNHPITSQVDSQYGGLENALADLEYDPTNGTISDGDVVRFRR from the coding sequence ATGATCTTCTCTCCCAGAACTCGCAACGCATTCACACTGATAGAACTCCTTATCGTCGTAGCCATCATCGCCATCCTGGCTGCGATTGCCGTTCCCAACTTCCTTGAGGCCCAGACCCGATCGAAGGTTTCACGATCGCTCGCAGACATGCGCAGCATCGTCACCGGCCTTGAATCCTATCGGGTTGATAACAATTCCTATCCGGAGGGCACAGACAATCCCGCCAAACAACCCCAGGACATTCGCGACTTCATTGCAGCTCACGGTCTGACGGGTGGGCACTACACGTTCGCATCCCAAGGCACTTCCGGCGAGTTTGTCGGATCGCTCACAACCCCGATTGCCTACATGACCCGCATTCCCCTGGATCCCTTCGCGGAGCAGGTTGGTGGGCGCCTGACGTACGCGTACCGGAACGCAAAAGACACTCAGAATGGCTGGATTCTGACGTCTTTCGGCCCGGATGCAGATGCCCTGCAGAAGATCGGGGGCCAGGTGGGCGTTGGCTCGTTCAACACGACGAATCCGCTCAGCACAGCCACCGACTCAGGCAGTCCTGCACGAATGGGCGATGTGAACGAGCGTGCTGTGATTCGATATATCGAAGAATACAATCACCCCATAACCAGCCAGGTCGATTCCCAGTACGGTGGACTGGAAAACGCGTTGGCGGACCTCGAATATGATCCCACGAATGGCACGATCAGTGACGGCGATGTAGTCCGTTTCCGGAGATAG
- the nusA gene encoding transcription termination factor NusA encodes MAKKKKQEIRRLNVKPLIKQISKEKELEPDIIKFAIESAILSAASKRANTFSDPRPDLDIESGDMRIWVKKKVVVSVDDPRHEIDILSAKGLNPANMLGDEVEVEIDPEEFGRIAAQSVRQGILQRLRDAERDRIYNDYKDKIGQVVTGIVQRYERRDGIVALGKVECLLPSQEIPMGVRYRYGDRIRCLIIDVRRTPKGPQVILSRTRSELVKQLFAMEVPEISDGTVKIVEIAREPGVRTKIAVNSMDPNVDPVGACVGMKGSRVQMIVRELDNEKVDIVPYSPISETFISSALNPARIISIKLNEVERRAEVVVDSETLAKAIGKRGQNAKLAAKLTGWKIDISGQEDEAELARLESISLQYLEDFLSQIEGLSQFSREALARSESYNSVEKLAEIEPQQLVSFTGDDLELAEEIVEGAREYLDGLEEMTADSEAGLSEELKKRLNEVSTLADRLAGKEVISVTPDDVSEPPAVGADSEEAPAEEASAEEAPAEEAAAEEPSEEPKTEG; translated from the coding sequence GTGGCAAAGAAGAAGAAACAAGAAATTCGGCGGCTCAATGTGAAGCCGCTCATCAAGCAGATCTCGAAGGAAAAGGAGCTGGAACCGGACATCATCAAGTTCGCCATTGAATCGGCGATTCTGTCCGCCGCCAGCAAGCGCGCCAACACGTTCTCCGATCCCCGCCCTGATCTGGACATCGAGTCCGGCGACATGCGCATCTGGGTGAAGAAGAAAGTTGTGGTGAGCGTTGACGATCCGCGACACGAAATCGATATTCTCTCCGCCAAGGGCCTCAACCCCGCCAATATGCTGGGCGACGAAGTCGAAGTCGAGATCGACCCGGAAGAATTCGGTCGTATCGCCGCGCAGTCCGTCCGCCAGGGCATCCTGCAGCGTCTGCGTGACGCAGAGCGCGATCGCATTTACAACGACTACAAGGACAAGATCGGTCAGGTCGTCACCGGTATCGTGCAGCGCTACGAGCGCCGCGATGGCATCGTTGCACTCGGCAAAGTCGAATGCCTCCTTCCATCCCAGGAAATCCCGATGGGGGTTCGCTATCGTTACGGCGATCGCATCCGCTGTCTGATCATCGACGTGCGCCGCACGCCGAAAGGCCCGCAGGTCATTCTGTCGCGTACGCGTTCGGAACTCGTGAAGCAGCTCTTCGCGATGGAAGTCCCGGAAATCAGCGACGGCACCGTGAAGATCGTGGAAATCGCCCGTGAGCCTGGCGTGCGTACGAAGATCGCCGTCAACAGCATGGACCCGAACGTCGATCCCGTCGGTGCGTGCGTTGGCATGAAGGGCTCGCGCGTTCAGATGATCGTGCGCGAACTGGACAACGAGAAGGTCGACATTGTGCCGTACTCGCCGATCTCCGAAACGTTTATCAGTTCCGCTCTGAATCCGGCCCGTATCATCAGCATCAAGCTGAACGAAGTCGAGCGACGCGCGGAAGTCGTCGTCGATAGCGAGACGCTGGCAAAGGCAATCGGCAAGCGCGGCCAGAACGCGAAGCTGGCGGCAAAGCTGACCGGCTGGAAGATCGATATCTCTGGCCAGGAAGACGAAGCCGAACTGGCTCGCCTGGAAAGCATTTCTCTCCAGTACCTCGAGGACTTCCTGTCGCAGATCGAAGGCCTCTCGCAGTTCAGCCGCGAAGCCTTGGCACGCAGCGAATCTTACAACTCGGTCGAGAAACTGGCCGAGATCGAGCCACAGCAGCTCGTCAGCTTCACCGGCGACGATCTGGAGCTTGCCGAAGAAATCGTCGAAGGCGCCCGGGAGTACCTGGATGGCCTCGAAGAAATGACGGCCGACTCGGAAGCGGGCCTCAGCGAAGAGCTGAAGAAGCGCCTGAACGAGGTCAGCACCCTGGCCGATCGACTGGCGGGCAAAGAAGTCATCTCGGTCACGCCGGATGATGTCAGCGAACCACCGGCAGTAGGCGCCGATTCTGAAGAGGCACCTGCAGAAGAGGCCTCAGCGGAGGAAGCTCCAGCGGAAGAAGCTGCTGCTGAAGAGCCTTCCGAAGAACCTAAGACCGAAGGGTAA